A window of Hordeum vulgare subsp. vulgare chromosome 5H, MorexV3_pseudomolecules_assembly, whole genome shotgun sequence genomic DNA:
AGATCCTGTGCAGCTGGTCGGAGTCGCAGTGCTCTTTGAACAGCGCCTCCCCGGTGAGGAGCTCCGCCATGACGCAGCCGAGGGACCACGTGTCGACCAGCGTGTCGTAGCCCGGCTTCTCCAGCAGCATCTCCGGCGCGCAGCACGTCCTCGTTCCGGCGGCCCAGTAAGCGTCGTCGTCGTTCTGCCCCGCGATCGACAGTGCCGAGCCGTAGTCGCCGATCTTGACGGCGCCGTCGACGGCCACGAGGATGTTGTCGGGCTTGATGTCGCGGTGGATGATGAGGTTCTTGTGCAGCTCCGCCGCGCCCGACAGCAGCTGCCTCATCATGAGGCGCACGCTGGCCTCCGGGAAGGGCCGGCCGGTGCGGGCCACGCGGTCGCGGAGGGCGTGGTGCAGCGACGGCCCGAGGCACTCCATGGCGAGGGAGTAGACCCCGGAATCCGGATCGCGCGCGAGTCCATGGAGACGGACGAGGGAGGGGTGGCCGTGGCACGCGGCCATGAAACACGCCTCCCGCAGGAGCTCGACGGCGCCGGCGGAGTAGCTGTCTACGCGGATAGTCTTTAGGGCGACGGTGTGGCCGGTCGCGTGGTGGCGCGCCTTGGTGACGTCGGCGGACGCGCCATCTCCAAGACTGCGGAGCTCCAAGTAGTCGTAGCGGCGGGCGATGCCCGTGTAGGgcttccacctcctcctgccGGTCATCCTCCCCTCCGCGGCAGCGTTGGCGACGTCGGCTATCATGGAGTAGACGGCGGCAACTCGGCTTGCGCTCATGGGCGTCTCGGTGGCATCGTGCTCGTCGAGCATGGCGCAGATGGAGGCGACCCGGTAAGCGATGGCGGGGTTCTTTCCCGCGGTGGCGGCGCGCTGGTCGTCGACAACAGCCATGGTAATACGCGAGGTGGCGTGGCGTAGGGCAGGGGAACTCCCGACTTCCCGAGTAGCCTTGGACGCGGGAACAGTGCTATCGAGGTGATGATGAGCTACTCGTATGaaggatgaaggagaaggaggctcgCTCGACCCGCATGGATGCGAATTCGGAAAGCGACAGGGTAGAGCGCACgggtaaagaaaaagaaaagtgtgGATCCGGTATGCAATCCTCTTCCCAGGGTCCAAGCTCAAAATCCCAGGGTCTCCGCTCCTCCGCTCAAAGTGAAAGGAAAATCGGATCATCCACCCACTTTTGGCTCGATGGAGCACTAGACGAACGACGGGCAGCTGTAAAATGAAAAATTGCGCGGTAACGTTAGGCCATCTCCACCGCGCGACCCCATCTTGTCCGCGCGCGTCCGTTTGGGGTAGAACGAACGAATACCGTGGTCCAACGTGCGTACCCAAACGGGCAAATGTCCGGATTTcgtctgttttcaactcatccccGGCCCAAACTTGCGCCGAGTTTGGGGGAAACGGACATCGCGCGGACGCGCTCGCCGCACGCCCTTGTCCGCCCGTGGCCCGTGTGTCGGGGACACAAGTACTCCCAGGAATTCCAATGCCTCCACCCCCTCTCCCGCCCCGCCTCGCCCCGCCGACGGCGCCGCCGCTATTCTCCGGCCACCTCATCCCCCGGCCGTCCGTAGCAAACCCCGTCTCGACATGGCCGCCACCACGCCCGCGCTTTCGTCGTAGTTTGGGCGTCGATCGGAGGAGGTTTGGCCGCCGCCGTCGTAGCCGGCGGCAGAGTGGATACGACCGCAGGCGACGTACCACGGCGGTCACGGCAGCTTCCGACGAGTGCTCTAGAGCGGCCAGCAGCCGGCCACCAACCACCCCTGCATCAAGGTGATCATCGCGGCCTCTTTGCCACCACGAGCACAGGGTGTTCGACACTTTGCCCGTAAAGGTATGGACAGTGGTGATGAGTTTTTCTTCCACCACTTCATTTATTCATCGGACGATTCGTCGTCCGATGATGAAGATATTGTGGTGGCTGCAGTGATGGTTCACGGCCACATTCAACGGCAGCTTCCTCGGTACAGGGGTTCACTCCCTGGCCGTGCTCCGAACCTGAACCGCAACAGGGAGAGAGGCCAGGCCCTGCTCTGTGTCGATTACTTTGCGAACACACCGCTCTTCAAGCCGGATAAATTCCGTCGCCGTTTTCGTATGGCAAGGCATGTGTTCAATCGTATCCGAGAGGGAGTGGTTGCTCATGCCCCATACTTTCAGTGCAAGACGGATGCCCTTGGCAAGCTAGGATTCTCCTTTTGCCAGAAATGCACCGCGGCCATCcgcatgcttgcatatggaattcCAGGCGATCTGGTGGATGAGTATGTGCGTATGAGTGAGGCAACATGTCTGATGTCAATGTACGAGTTCTACCATGTTGTGATCGaggtgtttggccctgagtacttgaggcAGCCAACTGCCGCCGATACAGAGAGATTGTTGGCGACCAACGCAGCTAGAGGCTTTCCAGGCATGTTTGgcagcatagattgtatgcactgggagtggaagaactgtcCATTTCCTTGGCAGGGccagttgaaaggatcgatatggttgactagaggggggtgaataggcaacgaccactttttaattaatcttaacaagttagggtaagcaacatatgggttcactaaaatagcaacaacgaggtgaacctatatgatgctaacaacaagaacaactaagacaagtaagagatagacaacaacataagcatacacgaagtaaaggttagagataaccacaagtggaaccaatgaagacgaggatgtgttaccgaagttccttccctttgacagaaagtacgtctccgttggagcggtgtggaggcttgCAGAAGGCCACTCCCCCCTGTCAACTTTGAGATCAACGGCCACCAGTACAACAAGGAATACTATCTAGCtgatggtatatatcctcagtggtcaacttttgtgaagacaatctcaTACCCCCAAGATGAGAAGAGAAAGAAATTTGCCCAAatgcaagagagtgctagaaagGATGTGGAACGTGCTTTTGGTATGCTTCAATCCCGATGGGGTATCGTTTGAAACCCTGCAGTGTCATGGGATGAAAGGAAGCTTTGGGAGGTGATAACTGCTTGTGTATtcgtgcacaacatgatcatcgaggaCGAACGTGATGACACTATCTTCGACCAAGGATTTGATTATCAAGGTAAAAATGTTGAGCCCCTGCACCAAGAACCGGCCACGTTTCAACAATTTGTCCAGTTCCATCGTGAAATGCGTGATTGGCACACTCATTTGATTCTTCAAAATGACTTGGTTGAGCACATGTGAGAACAtattggcaaccaatagatgtattgGTTCATTTTATGTTCATTCAAGACAATTTCGATTTGGTtgtaaaattattttatttagGGACAATTTCGATTGGGTTGATGTGCAAACTTGTTTTGATACGAAAATATGGACATTTTAGGTCCTGACGGACAGGATGGGGCAAAAGGATGCGGCCGCGCGCTGGGCGCACGGCCACCGCATCCCAGGACAGGCCCAGACACGACTCCATCGCCCTACCCAAACGGACAGAATCCGGGCAAAACGGACGTCCGTTTAGGATCGCGCGGTGGAGTTTGTTTTATATACTGGGAGATCCACAACCGCTTGTTGCTATTATGAGATGGGTGCAACACTGTTTCGTACCTAAAGCAAGTACAAAAAGAAGATGGATCCACAACAGAGAGCGTGAGAGAGACACACTGCATGTACAGAACATTACATGGTCAACTAAAGACTACATTTAATTCTTCTCATGTCATTTTGAATGGCTCATAACTTTTAAACCAATATTTCGATTTCAAAAGTTTTTATATATTTGAACTCAGGTTGCAAAGACCTTCAAAACAAGACCAATTTTTTATACTTCTTAAATGAGTTTAAAATTCACAAAACATATTTCACATGTTGAGATTACATTTCACAAGTTGACATATCAGTTTTGCATATTGTTTTCAATTTCACAAGCTACATTTCAATTTGCACTAGTTTATTTCACAAAAATCACATCTATTTCAATTGCACATTTCAAAATAACATATTTCACTCCTTTGAAATAAACGGTTACATATTTCCAAATAATCAGTTTCACATGTTGACATTACATTCCACTTTTCACTAGCTTGTTTTACAAAAATCACATCTATTTCAATTACAAAATTTTAAAATAACGTATTCCACTGATTTGAAATAAATTGTTACACATTACCAAATAATCAATTTCACATGTTGACTTTACATTTCACTTTTTGCTAGCTTGTTTCACAAAAATCGCATCTATTTCAATTGCACATTTTTTTAAACATACTTCACTCTTTTGAAATAATGTGTTACacatttgaaaaaaataaattcaCATGTTCACATTTTTTATTATTTGGAATAACATATTTCACAAAAATAAATTGCATAAAGTCAAGTCTATTTCAATTGCACATTTTTGAAATAACATATTTCACTCTTTCTAAATATCAATTTCACAAATTGACATTTCTAAATAACATACTTCACTTTTTTTAAACTAGTCAAAATTGTATCCAAGATTGATCTTGTTCTAAAGGTCTTTGCGCCAGAAATTCAAATATATAAAAAAGTTTCAAAAACAAGTTTATAGTATGAGTGATTTAAATTCTCTAAGATAAAACAAAGTCTACGGATTTGTTTAGGAGGGAGAAGTGATGTCGCATGCATACTACACTAACAAAAAGCAGTACTATGGGGCCCATCAAACTGAGA
This region includes:
- the LOC123396716 gene encoding putative cyclin-dependent kinase F-2, which gives rise to MRWPENSGGAVGGARRGGRGGGGIGIPGSTCVPDTRATGGQGRAASASARSHHHLDSTVPASKATREVGSSPALRHATSRITMAVVDDQRAATAGKNPAIAYRVASICAMLDEHDATETPMSASRVAAVYSMIADVANAAAEGRMTGRRRWKPYTGIARRYDYLELRSLGDGASADVTKARHHATGHTVALKTIRVDSYSAGAVELLREACFMAACHGHPSLVRLHGLARDPDSGVYSLAMECLGPSLHHALRDRVARTGRPFPEASVRLMMRQLLSGAAELHKNLIIHRDIKPDNILVAVDGAVKIGDYGSALSIAGQNDDDAYWAAGTRTCCAPEMLLEKPGYDTLVDTWSLGCVMAELLTGEALFKEHCDSDQLHRIYDVFGVPGKREWKPYESSFVADKVPVWRREQAQQRRRGRWHSNRLRELVPEKLLSKEGFEVLKGLLACNPNKRLAAAAAIKLPWFADNDHAPVELQVTVGH